The Chitinophagaceae bacterium genome includes the window TCCATAGAGTAGTAATAAAATAATTTATTTCTGCAATGGGAGTAACCGGTATTGAGAAACCAAATATGATAAGAATATTAGCACAGGCAAATTGACCGATAAACTTCACCAATGGATTAGTATTGTAAATATCATCTGCAAAACCTACCAGAAAACCAATAGTTACAGCACCTATAAGTCCCAGAAGCTTCCAGTTTAGGAAAAGGTTTTGCTCAATAAACAGGGGAAGGATAGACATAGTCATTAAAAACACAATAAAGAAGGAAATTCCTCCCCAAGCCGGCTTGGTAGTGGTTGCCCAGCGTATCTGTTCATTTTCAGTTACATCTCTTCTTCCGAGGTTTAAAGAAAAGCGTAAGAAGAGAAAATTTAAAAAACCCGAAAAAAGTGAAGCGATAACAAACATGAACAAATAGGACAAAGGAACTATTTCTTTTATTGACTCAAGCATTTCAAAATTAGGTTGATTAGTTTAGTTAACTTTTCTTTGTAAAAATTTTCCGGTACCAGGGTACGCTTTGTACAAGATCGTCGGAGTAATAACCATATCCATAACCTCCGGCGCCATAGCCATACCCATATCCGTACCCATATCCACCGTAACCATAGTAGTATCCGGAAACACCTCTTCCAACATCATTAAGTACTACAGACAGTTTATTTATATGATTTTCATCAATTAATTTATCAAGGTTTGAGATGAAATTTTTATTTGAATAATCAGCCCTTACAACATAGATAGGGTAGTTTGCTTTTTTTAATACTTCTAAAGCATCCGTTACAATTCCTACCGGCGGCGTATCAAAGACTATATAATCATATTCCTTTTTTAACTCTTCAATCAAGCTGTCAAACTGTTTTGAAAGAATCAATTCAGATGGATTGGGCGGGGGAGGGCCTGAAGTTAAGAAATCAAGATTTTTTGTGCCACTTTTATTCAGGCAGTCTTTCCAATTATCCTTTTCTATCAGAATAGTACTCATACCCTTTTCATTAGCAACATTAAAAGCTCGTGCTAATCTCGGGCGTCGCATATCCAAATCCAGAACAATTACCTTTTTTTCTAAGAAACACATGATTGCTGCAATGTTCAAAGCAATGAAAGTCTTACCCTCTCCGGAAATAGTTGAAGTTACAGCAATTGTTTTTGGTCCTTCAACATTTTCTATAAACTGCAGGTTTGCTCTTAAGGATCGGAATGCTTCAGATATCAGTGATTTAGGGTTTTGATCCACAACTACTTCAGAAGTTTGCATTTTCTTTTTGTGAGAAGGTATAGCGCCTAAAATAGCCACCTTGGAATTTCTTTTAATTTCATCCATAGAAATGATGGTATTATGCATCAGATATCTAAGAACAATAATAATAATTCCGGCAATTAATGATAAGATTATTCCCCCTGACCAAAGTAAAAGAGGATTGGGAAAGATTGGGTTTGATGGAACTCTGGGCTGTCTTAAGATTACAAAGTCAGAAACAATTCCTTCTTTCGCAATATTATACTCCGCTTGTTTGTCTAAAAGGACATTGAAAAAACGTTCTTTAATCTCGTATTGTCTGCTTAGTCTTGAAAACTCTGCTTCTTTTTCAGGAATATTTAATAAAGCCGATATATTTTGCTGATAGATTTTGTTGAAGTAAGCTTCCTGAAACTCGAGCATATCTCCCTGACCGGTGAAAAAGTTTTCAAATAACTCCCGCTTTAACATTTCAATATTTTCCTCAATCAGTAATACCTGGGGGTGATTAGATTTTACATTTAGTAAAAGTGCATTTTTTTCTTTTTCTAAATCTGAAATGGCTTCAAGATAATGAGTGTACTGTTCTAAGTTGGCAATATTTATACCTTTTGGAATAGATGATAAATCCTCTTGTCCGCTTATGTAGTTTTCCAACCATTCTATTGCCTGTAAGTTAAAACTTAACTCCAGCATCATATTTTCAACTCGGTTTAGACGACCCATTACCATTTGGACTTCATCTGTGGGGTTTAAATAGCGATTTTCAATTCTGAATTTTTTAATGGTATCCTGAAATTGCGCTAAATCATCACTAAAAACATCTATTTGATTGTTCAGGAAGTTAAGGATTTGAGATGCACTTTCCTGTTTCCTTTCCAAATCATAGTTAATATATTCTTTGGTTAGCGTTTCTACAATTTCTTTAGCTTTTTGAGGGTGATTGTCACTATATTTTATTTGTAATGTTTTAGTCCTTGGATTAATTGCTGAAACCTGAATATTTCTGGATACTCTGCTTATAAGCTGTTCTCTGTTTTCTAGAATAAAGAAATAAGGTTCACCCACGTGAGAATGAATCTGCTCTGCTGCGGATTCTGTAAGGCTGGCCTTTAAAATAAAATAGTTGTTTTCAAAAAAACGATCGAAGCTTAATGTTTCCCGTATCCGATTTCTATTAATTTCATATTCGAGTGTAAAAGTATTTCTGTCTATGATATTAATGTAAATCTCCCTTTCATATATAGCCGGGTCCTTAATTTCATCAATGGTAATTGTAAATGGTGAAGAACGATAAAGTTCAGAGTGTACTACCCGGGTTCTTCCCTCCTTAAAATATCTTACATCAAGTGGCAAATGTTCCAATGCTCTAGCAACTAATAAGCGCGAACGGATAATCTGAATTTCTCTGGATACATCATCGTCACCTCTGAGTAATTCATCAGTACCTAATATTTGAGCAGTTTTTTCTGTTTTTTGGATGATTTCAGAAGAAGTTTCATAGATGGGTTGGGTATACCTTAAAAATAGCCAAACAGATAAAACGGTGATAAATAGAATCAGCAGAAACCAACCAAAAGTTTTTCTAATAATGGAAACCAGAAGGCTTAGATTAAAATCTTTGCCTAAAAAATTCTGTAGTATACTTAATATGGAATTACCTCTGCTCAAGACTTAGTTTGTTACTAATAAATAGATGGTTAATAATGTGGTTGCCAAACTCAAAATAGGAGTAATTTCTCCTAAAATAGTTGCAAATGCAGGTCCGACTCTTCTCACAGGCTCAATGTATATAATGTCATTAGGTTTAATTATCAAATCTGCTGCAAGCCAGTTTTCAACCGTTGATAAATCAATTAATTTAATATTCATCTCTCCGTCTATTTCTCTCATAACTCTTATTCTGTGAGCTTTTACACCGGAAGGCATACCCCCGGCAAGTGCAATTACTTCAACGATGTTGGTTTCATCCCTTGGTAAATTAATAACAGTCGCATCGCCTCTTCCAAAATAAACAAAAGTTCTGTGATTCTCAATTTGTAATAAAACGAAAGGATCATTTAAATATTGACTGTAGGCTTCTTCTAGTTCTTTTTTTGCTTCCAGTTTTGTAAGTCCTTTAATTTCAAAAGTTCCAATTGATGGTAAATCAACCTTTCCATCGGGTCTTACAGTATAAGAAATGTTTTGTCTTGTCGGGGTAGTAGCACCTGTTCCACCAAAAATTTCTATGAGTTGCTGTCCTTTTCTAGTATAAACACTCATTGAAAATATATCCCCTGATTGAAAGGTATATGAAGACTTTACAGTGTCTGCAGGCAATGCGGGCTCTATTTCATCACCGGTTCTCCACATTTCATTTGGGTAGAAAACCTTACAGGATGAAATTGTAGTTAAAACAATTACACTAACAAAAATTAATTGAATAGCTGATTTTAGCCACGTTTTTTTCACCATACAAATTTCTAATTGAACATCAAAACTAATAAAAATACCTTTAGTATGAGCAGATGTAGTATGCTATTATAGCTTTTTTAAGTATTTAGTTAGTTCAATTTTGTTGCGTAGACTTTTTTCGTCTTAGGTTTTGCTTCTAATTGCTTTGTATAAACCACTTTACCGGGTGTTTTTTCGTTTAGCCACTTATAGTATAAATCGCGTAAAGTGTCTACCATTCTATGGTGATCCCATCTTTCAGATGCAAATTCACAACCTTTTATTCCAAAGGTTTCTCTTTTTTGGTCATCTGATATAAGTTCAGCTGCATATTTAACCAATGTGTTTACATCATACTGCTTAGAAATATAACCGGTCTTTCCATGGTCAATGATTTCATGAATTCCCTCTACTTCAAAACAAACTACGGGAAGTTTACTTAAATAAGACTCAACTACTACCCGTGGCAAACCTTCACTCAATGAAGTGTGGAAGTACAAGTCTGACATGCCATACAACTGAGGAATATTGTCGCAATACCCGTAAAATATAATATTGTTTTCTAAACCGGCTTCTTTTACCTGTTTTACATAATCTTCTTTTAGTTCGCCTTCACCTGCTAATAATAATTTTACATTTGGAAATTTTTGAACCAATTGCTCCATTGCTTGAATGGCATATTTTTGTCCTTTGTTTCTGGTTAATCTGCCCACGTTTGTAAGTAAAAAGTCAGTATCGCTAACACCGATTTCATTTCTTAAACGGCTTCTTTCTTCTTTGCTTAACAAAGCGCCTTGTTTAAATTTCTCTACTTCAATGCCACTGTAGACAACCTCATAGGGGATTTTATTTCCAACATTGTGCTCGTGATAGATATCGACTACATTTTGCCCAACTGCAATTATCTTATCAGCAGCGCCGATAGTTGTTTTTTCAATGTAGTAAAAAAACTTTTTCTTCCATTTGCTAAATGGCATTTTGAAGTTCACACCATGAAGACCGAAAATGATGACCGGTGTGCCGGCTAATTTTGCCGCTAATCTGGTTACAACACTGGCTTTGGATTCATGTGTATGGACAATATCGTATTTTTCCTTTTTTATAAGCTTATAAAAATAATAGACAGCTTTTAAGTCTTTAAAAAGGTTGATTGGTCTGACTAAATCATTACACTGGTGAAATGTAATTCCTTCCATATTTTCAAAATGATTTTGATATATTTCATCACCGACGGCAATATGCATATCAAATTCATCTTTAAGTCCATTTATAGTGTGATAAACATTTAAATCTGCACCTCCGCCCTTACAGAACCAAGTCATTGTGTGCAACACTTTAAGTTTCTTACCCATATCCTTTTTATTTTAAGCCTGCAAAGGTAATAAATTAATTAATCTTAACATAAAGAGAATCTTAGCTTATGCTTTTTAGCAAATTTGATAATAATTGCAAGCAATGCATAATAAAGAGAAGCTCAATATTCAGCTTTTTAATTTATTTAACCTTGACGTTTAATTAATTTAATAATGGGTAGAATTATTATCGAATATAGAGGATTGAGTTTTAAGAAATATTCATTGAATATTTGTAAATTAGAATTTTTTATTCAAATTGGCAATTCAATTTAACATTTTATGCCTAAACATAAAGGTATATCTTTTTTACTAATAAGCTGTTTTTTCCTGTGCTTTTTTTCATTGGAGGCACATGAACACCCTATAGATGATGCTCCGGGAGAAATTCGATTCATTGAAAATAAAGGTCAGTGGCCGGAAGATTTTAGTTATAAAATCCCATTACAGGGTGGTGCCGTATTTATTGAAAGAGACAGATTTGTTTTTTCATTTTTACATCCGGACGATTTACATGAAATACATGACATAAAGCATCAGAGCGATGTACCTGACGTTTCCCGAATTATGGATTTAAAAGTTAACGGACATGCATATTATCATCAATTTATTGGTGTTAATGAAGAAGTTTCTCTTGAGGGTGGAGGTCAGCTGCCGGATTATAAAAATTACTTTTTAGGCAATGATAAATCAAACTGGGTTAGTGATGTAAAATCGTATGGAAGGGTTTTATATAAAGATATTTATGATAATATTGACCTTAGTATATACGCTAAAGAATGTCCGTTGCATGGTGGTCAGCACTTGAAATATGATTTTATTGTAGAAGCCGGAGCAGATCCGTCTAATATTAACTGGCAATATGAAGGTCCCAATGAAGTGACTATCCTAAAAAATGGTTCGCTTTTTATTGAGACGGGGGTGAGAAATGTGACTGAATTAAAACCTTTTGCTTTTCAAGTAATTGATAATGATACGGTTGAGGTTCCCTGTTTTTTTGCTCAAAAAAGTGACGGGACTTTTTATTTTGATTTACCGGACGGTTATGACTTAGATAAGGAATTGATAATTGACCCGGAATTGATTTTTTCAACTTTTACCGGATCCTCAGCAGATAACTGGGGATATACAGCCACCTATGATAGTGCCGGTTTTTTTTATGCCGGGGGAATTGTTCGGGATGATGGGGTTTATCCAACAACTCCGGGAGCATTTCAGGCTAATTTTGCCGGAGGGACAGGAGTGATGAATTGGGATATAGCCATATCAAAGTTTTCACCTGATGGAAGTTCCCTTATTTTTTCTACTTATTTCGGAGGTAGTTTTAATGAAATCCCTCAGAGTATTATTGTAAACAGCCAAAATGAATTGGTTGTATATGGCTCTACCGGTTCTTCAGATTTCCCTGTAACCCAGAATGCTTATGATACCATTTTTAAAGGAGGGGATACCATTCTGGTCACATTTGTAGTCTTGTTTCCGGATGGGTCGGATATTTTTGTCAGTCGTTTTTCTGAAGATGGTACTTCATTAATTGGTTCAACTTTTATAAGTGGTACCGACAATGACGGATTAAATTTAGCTGACCAGACAGGCACGCTGCATTATAATTACGGAGATCATGCAAGGGGTGAAGTGATACTAGACTCTTTGGATAATATTTACATAGCTTCAACTACTCAATCTTCTGATTTTCCTGTTACAAGCGGGAGTTTTCAAACTTCCTATAGCGGAGGGCAAAAGGGAGTTGTTTTCAAAGTGTCCCCTGATATAACAGATTTAGTATGGTCATCCTACATTGGGGGCAGTGGTAATGACGCAGCTTATACAATCAAGGTAGGTGATGACGGAGATATTTTTATTGCAGGAGGTACTACAAGTATAGATTTTCCAACGACTGACTCAGCTTTAATAGAAGTGTATCCGGGTGGTGTAACCAGTGGATTTGTTTCTAGAATTTCAAATGATGGTTCTTCACTACTGAAAAGCAGTTATCTGGGGACTTCTGCTTATGATCAGGCATATTTTCTTCAATTAGATAGCAGGGGGAGAGTATATCTATTAGGCCAATCAACCGGAAATTACCCTGTTAGCGGACAGGTTTATAATAATCCTAATAGCGGACAATTTATACATGCCCTGAATGCTGATTTAGATTCGACATATTTTTCGACTGTTTTTGGGAATGGTACCGGCTTGGTGAATATTTCACCTACTGCCTTTTTAGTGGACAATTGTGATAATATTTATGTTTCCGGATGGGGAGGACCCTTAGTAAATTATGCTTATACCGGGAACCTACTAAATATGCCAATAACTTCAGATGCTTTTCAGTCATCTATGGTTAGTTCTACCGGCTTTTATTTTTTTATTTTAAGTCCCATGGCTGAATCTCTTATATACGCGACCTATTTTTCCGGAAATTCAGTTGTCAGTCGAGAGCATGTTGATGGGGGTACAAGTCGATTTGATGAAAATGGGATAATTTATCAGGCGGTTTGCTCAGATTGTGCTACAAACAATGCCTTTCCGACTACACCGGATGTATGGTCAAACAATAATCCAAGTAATAATTGCAACCTTGGAGCTATTAAGTTTCAGTTTAACATATCTAATATTGAAGTTGATGTGGAAGCGCTTCCTTCAACTATTGGATGTGCTCCATTTACTGTGGAGTTTAATCCTAACAGCATAAATGCTACGCATTACTTTTGGGATTTTGGTGATGGAAACCTTTCTACGGATACTTTTCCTCAACATACTTATGTAGACGAAGGTATTTATGAAGTTATGCTAATAGGTGTTGACAGTAATTTATGTGCGGGTATATACAGGACAGATACATCTTATCTTACTATAGTTGTAGAGGATGATTTTGTAACAGCGGATTTTGTACCGGATGTAGTTTCGGATTGTGGAGATTATATTGTAGAGTTTCAAAACCAAAGCTTTAATGCAACGCAATTTGAATGGGATTTTGGAGACGGGAATACTTCTGTTGCTGAAAATCCGGTACATCAATTTTCTGAAGCCGGGTTATATAATGTTAGTTTGGTCGTCAACAATCCCAATGCCTGCCGAAGTATTGACAGCTTTAGTATTGAATTGGAATTTTTACCGGAAATGCAATTGGCCATTAATGCTCCTGATAGCTTACTTTGCGCTCCCGCATTGTTGGAGTTGGAAGGAGATACTGCTTTTACGGACAGTTTTCTTTGGGTTTTTGATGATGGGACAACTTCAACGGATCTAAACCCGCAACTTATTATTAATGAGCCGGGATTTTATGAAATTTTACTAATAGGATTTGGAAGTAATGTTTGTAATCCTTCAGACACTGCAGCGATTCAAGTTTTTTTAGCAGAAGATTCTATAAGAGCTGATTTTAGTTCTGTAACTATTACTGATTGTGGCATTCTAGAAGTTAACTTACAAAATACCTCTTTTGGTTATACGGATTTAAACTGGTTTGTAAATGGGAATTTTGTGTCATCTCAGGAACAAATACAATTACAGGAAAGCGAAGAGGGGCTTTATCTGGTAGATTTAATCGTACAAAATAGCGCTTGTTTACTGACAGACACAATATCTGCTGTTTTTGAATTGTTACCGGAAGTACAAGCTTTGGGCGACACCATTATAAGTTGTGAACCTTTGTCTGAAGCAATTACAGGCAGTGCTATAAATCCGGAATCTTATCAATGGATTTACGATGATGAAATAGCTTCAGAAAATCAGCAAATAGCTGTTAATTTATCCGCCGGAATTTATGAGTATTTTTTAGTTGCTTCAAATCCACAAACTTGTAACCTGACTGATACTGCATCATATATCTTTATTTCCAATTCACTAGCTGAAGCTTCCTTTCAGATAGATTCAAATGTAACTTTTATATTTGAAGATGTCAATTTAGAAAATTTATCAGATCAGGATTTGTTTTTTCAATGGAATTTGGATGGTTCATTTTATTCTAATGAAAGAGATTTAGTTCTGAATTTTAGTGAAACCGGGGAATATGAAATTTGCTTACAGGCAAATAATGACAACGACTGTCCTACAGAGGTGTGTGAAAATATTTTAGTGATATTTGAAAAAGCTGTTGGAGTGCCATCTGCATTTACCCCAAATGGGGACGGAGTGAATGATATTTTATATGTAAGAGGTTATGGATTTGAAGAATTGCTATTTAGAGTTTACAATAGATGGGGTGAAAGAGTTTTTGAATCTACAAATCAGGATATTGGCTGGGACGGGACTTACAAAGGCGAACCACAGGAACAGGAAGTGTATGTATACACTGTAGAAGTGAGTTATTTGGATGGAAGTCAACAAAAATTATCAGGACAAGTGACACTTATAAGATAGGAAATGAAAAATTAAACAGAGATAAATGAAAATTGGGATTAAAATTGGAATATTGTTGCTCTTATTGAGATTTACAGCCTTTGATATAAAGGCTCAGGATATCCATTTTTCTCAATTTTATGCTGCTGAGCCTATGCTTACACCTACCGGAGTAATGCAGGATGCCGATTATTTTATAGGTATAAATTATAAAAATCAATGGGGATGGGCTTCAAGTATAAGTAACTATACTTACAGGACATTAGCCTTAAGCGGAGGATCCAAAGTGTCATTAGATTTAATTCCTGCCGGAGATCAACTTTGGTTAGGCGGATATATACTTCGCGATGTAGCCGGTGACGGGAGTCTGACTTTTAACAGATTGAATTTGAATATTGCATACTCCAGGTCTTTGGACAGGTTTAACAGGTTTAGACTAACTGCCGGCTTTGGGTCGGCTGTAGTGCAAAGAAGTATAGATACTGATAAGTTTACTTTTGATAACCAGTGGGATAACGATCCGGGTATTTTTGATACGAATATCCCAAGTGGTGAGACTTTTGACAGTGAAAGGTATATATATCCGGACCTTTCAGCTTCTTTG containing:
- a CDS encoding PKD domain-containing protein, which produces MPKHKGISFLLISCFFLCFFSLEAHEHPIDDAPGEIRFIENKGQWPEDFSYKIPLQGGAVFIERDRFVFSFLHPDDLHEIHDIKHQSDVPDVSRIMDLKVNGHAYYHQFIGVNEEVSLEGGGQLPDYKNYFLGNDKSNWVSDVKSYGRVLYKDIYDNIDLSIYAKECPLHGGQHLKYDFIVEAGADPSNINWQYEGPNEVTILKNGSLFIETGVRNVTELKPFAFQVIDNDTVEVPCFFAQKSDGTFYFDLPDGYDLDKELIIDPELIFSTFTGSSADNWGYTATYDSAGFFYAGGIVRDDGVYPTTPGAFQANFAGGTGVMNWDIAISKFSPDGSSLIFSTYFGGSFNEIPQSIIVNSQNELVVYGSTGSSDFPVTQNAYDTIFKGGDTILVTFVVLFPDGSDIFVSRFSEDGTSLIGSTFISGTDNDGLNLADQTGTLHYNYGDHARGEVILDSLDNIYIASTTQSSDFPVTSGSFQTSYSGGQKGVVFKVSPDITDLVWSSYIGGSGNDAAYTIKVGDDGDIFIAGGTTSIDFPTTDSALIEVYPGGVTSGFVSRISNDGSSLLKSSYLGTSAYDQAYFLQLDSRGRVYLLGQSTGNYPVSGQVYNNPNSGQFIHALNADLDSTYFSTVFGNGTGLVNISPTAFLVDNCDNIYVSGWGGPLVNYAYTGNLLNMPITSDAFQSSMVSSTGFYFFILSPMAESLIYATYFSGNSVVSREHVDGGTSRFDENGIIYQAVCSDCATNNAFPTTPDVWSNNNPSNNCNLGAIKFQFNISNIEVDVEALPSTIGCAPFTVEFNPNSINATHYFWDFGDGNLSTDTFPQHTYVDEGIYEVMLIGVDSNLCAGIYRTDTSYLTIVVEDDFVTADFVPDVVSDCGDYIVEFQNQSFNATQFEWDFGDGNTSVAENPVHQFSEAGLYNVSLVVNNPNACRSIDSFSIELEFLPEMQLAINAPDSLLCAPALLELEGDTAFTDSFLWVFDDGTTSTDLNPQLIINEPGFYEILLIGFGSNVCNPSDTAAIQVFLAEDSIRADFSSVTITDCGILEVNLQNTSFGYTDLNWFVNGNFVSSQEQIQLQESEEGLYLVDLIVQNSACLLTDTISAVFELLPEVQALGDTIISCEPLSEAITGSAINPESYQWIYDDEIASENQQIAVNLSAGIYEYFLVASNPQTCNLTDTASYIFISNSLAEASFQIDSNVTFIFEDVNLENLSDQDLFFQWNLDGSFYSNERDLVLNFSETGEYEICLQANNDNDCPTEVCENILVIFEKAVGVPSAFTPNGDGVNDILYVRGYGFEELLFRVYNRWGERVFESTNQDIGWDGTYKGEPQEQEVYVYTVEVSYLDGSQQKLSGQVTLIR
- a CDS encoding polysaccharide biosynthesis tyrosine autokinase — translated: MSRGNSILSILQNFLGKDFNLSLLVSIIRKTFGWFLLILFITVLSVWLFLRYTQPIYETSSEIIQKTEKTAQILGTDELLRGDDDVSREIQIIRSRLLVARALEHLPLDVRYFKEGRTRVVHSELYRSSPFTITIDEIKDPAIYEREIYINIIDRNTFTLEYEINRNRIRETLSFDRFFENNYFILKASLTESAAEQIHSHVGEPYFFILENREQLISRVSRNIQVSAINPRTKTLQIKYSDNHPQKAKEIVETLTKEYINYDLERKQESASQILNFLNNQIDVFSDDLAQFQDTIKKFRIENRYLNPTDEVQMVMGRLNRVENMMLELSFNLQAIEWLENYISGQEDLSSIPKGINIANLEQYTHYLEAISDLEKEKNALLLNVKSNHPQVLLIEENIEMLKRELFENFFTGQGDMLEFQEAYFNKIYQQNISALLNIPEKEAEFSRLSRQYEIKERFFNVLLDKQAEYNIAKEGIVSDFVILRQPRVPSNPIFPNPLLLWSGGIILSLIAGIIIIVLRYLMHNTIISMDEIKRNSKVAILGAIPSHKKKMQTSEVVVDQNPKSLISEAFRSLRANLQFIENVEGPKTIAVTSTISGEGKTFIALNIAAIMCFLEKKVIVLDLDMRRPRLARAFNVANEKGMSTILIEKDNWKDCLNKSGTKNLDFLTSGPPPPNPSELILSKQFDSLIEELKKEYDYIVFDTPPVGIVTDALEVLKKANYPIYVVRADYSNKNFISNLDKLIDENHINKLSVVLNDVGRGVSGYYYGYGGYGYGYGYGYGAGGYGYGYYSDDLVQSVPWYRKIFTKKS
- a CDS encoding glycosyltransferase family 1 protein — protein: MGKKLKVLHTMTWFCKGGGADLNVYHTINGLKDEFDMHIAVGDEIYQNHFENMEGITFHQCNDLVRPINLFKDLKAVYYFYKLIKKEKYDIVHTHESKASVVTRLAAKLAGTPVIIFGLHGVNFKMPFSKWKKKFFYYIEKTTIGAADKIIAVGQNVVDIYHEHNVGNKIPYEVVYSGIEVEKFKQGALLSKEERSRLRNEIGVSDTDFLLTNVGRLTRNKGQKYAIQAMEQLVQKFPNVKLLLAGEGELKEDYVKQVKEAGLENNIIFYGYCDNIPQLYGMSDLYFHTSLSEGLPRVVVESYLSKLPVVCFEVEGIHEIIDHGKTGYISKQYDVNTLVKYAAELISDDQKRETFGIKGCEFASERWDHHRMVDTLRDLYYKWLNEKTPGKVVYTKQLEAKPKTKKVYATKLN
- a CDS encoding type IX secretion system membrane protein PorP/SprF, whose translation is MKIGIKIGILLLLLRFTAFDIKAQDIHFSQFYAAEPMLTPTGVMQDADYFIGINYKNQWGWASSISNYTYRTLALSGGSKVSLDLIPAGDQLWLGGYILRDVAGDGSLTFNRLNLNIAYSRSLDRFNRFRLTAGFGSAVVQRSIDTDKFTFDNQWDNDPGIFDTNIPSGETFDSERYIYPDLSASLRFSYESENQNAFELGAALRHINRPGDSFLRSENKIGLRLNNYLHALYNINEDIKLYPSLYFATQKKASEWVGGMNAGFKVAQGSQFEGELLTGLWYRVSDALIPAVGYVWEEWQAILSYDINVSGLSSYSNYRGGIELSLYYRGFVQRESDIIRIPCPRL